In the Nitratiruptor sp. YY09-18 genome, TGGTAAAAAGAGTACTACGATAGTAGTTAACAGTAATAAAAAAGCAGTTGCATAAACCAAAAAATAGCGTATTTTTTCATTGAGTTCATCTGTAACATAAAACATTGGTATGACCTGAAAACTCACTCCAATAATCAAAAGACCGATCCATCCAAACAGAGCAAAGAGAGCATGTATTTGTGGCAAAACTGCATCAAATCCATTATTGCTAGTAAGCTTTGCAAGCATTGTGATACCAAAGACAATCACTATGATAAAACTCAGAAGACTTAGTTGCATTGCTCTAACTGTTGGAGTAATGCGAGGTGATTGAAGGAGTTTCAAAAGTGTTGTACTACTAAAAAGACCGAGTGAAAAAGCTAGCGCTACAAGAGCGAATAAAAAAAGATTATATCCGTTGAATGAGAGAGAAAAAAACAGTACTCCCATCATAAAAGGAAGAAGAGTAATGAGTGCAAACTGTAGAGGTTTTTTAAAATAGACCCCAACTACGACAGGAAGCATCTGTTGCAACGCACCCATCATGATACTTGCAAAAAATCCAAGAGTAAAAAGATGGAGTGTTGCGATCGGGGAGGTATGAAAAAAGAGTGAAACCACTGCGATAAACCCGAACAAAACTCCTACTGTAAAAAACGCCAAAGGTCCCTCAAAGGGAGGAGCCTGATCAAGAGAGAGTCCTTTAAACACCTACTATCTCCATAACCCTCTTTTCATCTTGTGGATAGAAGTAGTAGATGTGATAGATATCACCCTCTTTTTTTACATGATAGGCTATGCCCATCGGTTTGAGACGATTAAAAAGATTGATCGGTTCTATGCGATGGATTTGATGGATAAAACTCTCTCCCTCAAGCATACTTTGTAGTTCACTCAAAACCATCTGCATAGGGGCAGGTGGTTCGAAATCGCGTGTATCTACGACGATCTCTCTCATCCTTGCACCTTTTGCATCTCCTCTAAAGTCTTCTCTTTATCAATTGGTAGCTGTTCAGCCATATTGTAAAGGATCTGCTCCTCTTTCATATTGTGCTGCTGTGTCATTATCATGAATGTCTCGCCAAATCCAAGTGCTTTATCACGATTCTTTGCCTCAATCGCTTCTCCAAGTTGATCTATGATGGAGCGAATTTGTGCATGCTCCATCTTCATGACATGAATAGGTCCTTCACCTCCGCCCATAAACTCTTCCATTTTTGGGAAAAGCACTTTCTCTTCCATTGCAAAATGTTTGAGCATCGCTTTTTTGAAAGGGACAAAGAGCTCGAGAGCTTTTTCAAAATCACCTTTGCTCAAGGCCTCTTCAAGAGGAGCATAAAGCGTATCGCAATCTCTATGGTCTTGTGTCATGAAATCTTTTATCATTTTTTATCCTTTAGTTGTATGAGTGCTACTCCATTTTTTTGAAAAAGTATAGCAAAATTGTCTAAATTTTTGAGTTGACTGCGTTTTGTAAAGACTATATCGCCAGGTTGCGGTTTTGTTTTTGGTGTGATTTGATGAAGATAGAAGCTAAAAGATGGAGTATTGATGCCATACATTTTGATAATTTTAAGTTTGTGTTTTTTGGCATAGAGTGCAGCCTCTTTGATTGGTGCTTCTGCTGCATCTGCATAGACTTTTGCGATAAATAGATTAAGAGAAATGAGTGTAATTATGCTAGCGATTATGATACCTTTTTCTTTTGTCATTTTAATAAGCCAAAAAAACAGAAGAAGAGCTAGTGCAAAGTAGACTTTATATATCCAGCCAAAATGGAGTCCTTGGACTATGAAGTATTCATAGCTTTGCGGCTTTATTGAGGCTAGTATCATGCCTTGGAAAAAAGGGAGTATAAAAAAGAGAAGATGAAAAAGAAAATATGGCAGATGGAGTAAAATTTTTGAGCGAATCGTGTGAAAATAGAGAGCCATGAGAATAAAGAGCGGAGTATAACCATAGACTACATAGTGTGGCAGTTTTGTGTGAGAGAATGAAAAAAATATAAATACAAAACAAAACCACAAGGCTAGATAGCGCTTGAGAGGTGTATCAAACCATTCTTTGATAAAAGTGAGGGTTTTGAGAAAGATTGATGTAAATGGAATGAGTCCAATGAGCAAAACAATTATGTAATAGTAGATAGGACCAGAGTGCCCCTCCATTCCTTTGCTTGCGAAGCGGCTGATGTTGTGCTTGAGCAAAAAGCCTTGGATAAACTTCTCTCCCTGATCAATGTACTCAACTACATACCAAGGCATTGCAATAAGTAAAAAAATAGCAATGCCTACCGGATTAAAAACTGATATGAACCAAAAACGCAAATTTTTGATGAGGAAGAGAAAAGTTACGACTAATGGTATGAGAATAGCTACCGGACCTTTTGTGAGCGTCCCTAGTCCAATAGCTGCGAAGGTAATATAGAGATATTTTTTCTTTTTCCTTTGGTAGTAGGTGTAAAAACTGAGCATCGAAAGGGCTATAAACATATTTAACAACGCATCTGCTATTGCAGCTTTTGCTATGATTGATATTTGTAATGATCCAGCCATAAAGAGTGTTGCTAAAAAAGCTATTTTTTCATCAAAATTTTTCTTGGTAAAGATATACATAAGCCATGCCCAAAGAGTCGCTGCTACAGCACTTGGTAGGCGCATAGCAAATTCATTGAGACCAAAAAGAGAAGCGCTCATGGCTTGGAGCCAGTAGATGAGGATCGGTTTATCAAAGCGAAGTTCACCGTTGAGATATGTGGTGATGAAATTATGAGAACTTAGCATCTCGCGCGTTGCTTCACTAAAAGCTCCCTCATCGAGATTGAAGAGTGGATAATAGCCAAGTGTTGCATAAAAACTCAAAAAGATAATAGCTATTAAAATAGCTCTATGCTGCTGTGCCATAGAGTCTCCTATACAGAACAATCGTGCTTAATACTCCAATAATAGCTCCAACAATAACATCACTAAGATAATGTTTGTCCAAAGCAATACGACTAAGACCTACCAAAAATGCCATAAAGAAAAAAAAGTAGCGATACTTTGGAAAGAGTAGTGCAAATGCAGTTGCGACTGCAAAGGCTGTTGTGGTATGTCCAGAAGGCATAGACCAAAAAGAGGCTTTGAATTTGAAAAACTCTGGTGTAGTAAGATTATGAGCAAGATAGAGTTTGGGACGAGGACGTCCTATAATTATCTTTATAATATCCGTGATTATCCCAGAGATTGCAACGCTTAAAAATATAAATAATGCTCCTTTTGCCAAGAGAGGTTTGCTTTTTTTATAAAGAATAAAGAGCAAAAGTGAGATGATGAGGTAGGGGGCAGAGTCGCCAAAGGCGGTAATAGCTTTGAAAATTTTGTGGTGATATGTATGAAAAAAGTCTGCTATCGTATAGTCAAAAAAGAATATACTCAGTATCGCAACAACAAGAGCAATAAGAGAGAGTCTATACTCCATAAAACTCTCTATACCATTTGATAAATTGTTCTATGCCATACTCTATGGGAGTAGATGGTTTGTAGCCAATATCTCGCTCAAGAGCTGTAGTATCTGCCCATGTAGCCGGTA is a window encoding:
- a CDS encoding hemerythrin domain-containing protein — translated: MIKDFMTQDHRDCDTLYAPLEEALSKGDFEKALELFVPFKKAMLKHFAMEEKVLFPKMEEFMGGGEGPIHVMKMEHAQIRSIIDQLGEAIEAKNRDKALGFGETFMIMTQQHNMKEEQILYNMAEQLPIDKEKTLEEMQKVQG
- a CDS encoding phosphatase PAP2 family protein, yielding MEYRLSLIALVVAILSIFFFDYTIADFFHTYHHKIFKAITAFGDSAPYLIISLLLFILYKKSKPLLAKGALFIFLSVAISGIITDIIKIIIGRPRPKLYLAHNLTTPEFFKFKASFWSMPSGHTTTAFAVATAFALLFPKYRYFFFFMAFLVGLSRIALDKHYLSDVIVGAIIGVLSTIVLYRRLYGTAA
- a CDS encoding glycosyltransferase family 39 protein; its protein translation is MAQQHRAILIAIIFLSFYATLGYYPLFNLDEGAFSEATREMLSSHNFITTYLNGELRFDKPILIYWLQAMSASLFGLNEFAMRLPSAVAATLWAWLMYIFTKKNFDEKIAFLATLFMAGSLQISIIAKAAIADALLNMFIALSMLSFYTYYQRKKKKYLYITFAAIGLGTLTKGPVAILIPLVVTFLFLIKNLRFWFISVFNPVGIAIFLLIAMPWYVVEYIDQGEKFIQGFLLKHNISRFASKGMEGHSGPIYYYIIVLLIGLIPFTSIFLKTLTFIKEWFDTPLKRYLALWFCFVFIFFSFSHTKLPHYVVYGYTPLFILMALYFHTIRSKILLHLPYFLFHLLFFILPFFQGMILASIKPQSYEYFIVQGLHFGWIYKVYFALALLLFFWLIKMTKEKGIIIASIITLISLNLFIAKVYADAAEAPIKEAALYAKKHKLKIIKMYGINTPSFSFYLHQITPKTKPQPGDIVFTKRSQLKNLDNFAILFQKNGVALIQLKDKK
- a CDS encoding DUF2249 domain-containing protein; translation: MREIVVDTRDFEPPAPMQMVLSELQSMLEGESFIHQIHRIEPINLFNRLKPMGIAYHVKKEGDIYHIYYFYPQDEKRVMEIVGV